A single Pseudomonas putida DNA region contains:
- a CDS encoding transcriptional repressor, whose amino-acid sequence MPSCGATGKRRKLSPLDWAYAECERLGLKVTSDRRLILEELARHKNGLGAYTLLEHIRTKKASASPVLVYRALAFFSKAGVVRKLKCNSVYLLCTSKTQRKCDPDILLICPICHSVTTIKNREFANCITSTLLRSGHTLHEQGIQIDAICPKCSP is encoded by the coding sequence ATGCCAAGCTGTGGAGCGACTGGAAAGCGTCGCAAGCTCAGCCCTTTGGACTGGGCATACGCCGAGTGTGAAAGGCTTGGGTTGAAGGTAACGTCTGATCGACGATTGATCCTGGAAGAACTGGCCCGGCACAAAAATGGCTTAGGGGCCTATACCTTGCTGGAACACATTCGGACGAAAAAAGCGTCGGCGAGTCCCGTACTGGTCTACAGGGCTCTGGCCTTTTTCTCAAAAGCAGGGGTTGTCAGAAAGCTCAAATGCAACAGCGTTTATCTCCTGTGCACAAGCAAGACGCAGAGAAAATGTGACCCAGACATCTTGCTGATCTGCCCAATCTGCCACTCTGTAACGACCATTAAGAACCGAGAATTCGCAAACTGTATAACGAGCACGTTACTCCGATCGGGCCATACGCTACATGAACAAGGAATTCAAATTGATGCCATCTGCCCTAAGTGCTCTCCTTAG
- a CDS encoding CobW family GTP-binding protein, translating to MTDTTKSNLIPVTLLTGFLGSGKTTILNHLVQQPEMADTLVIINEFGEMALDHLLIAHSTENLVMEMSSGCVCCTIRGDLVKTLRDISWRFSRKGERQFNRVLIETTGLADPSPIIHTLMTHAQIAPRYRLDGIVATVDIETGQNNLNSFKEAVKQVAVADVLLMTKSDLSSTHNAQNFEKRLRNINPAATYWKVENGKVDAQQILNLGLFTGAGEKPDVSRWLRESTYRISSPLKQGNESFSLRRESGDESQKTRDVNRHDDNIRAFCFAVDSPIPETVLTLWLETLMSFVGRDILRVKGILNIEGRASPVVLHGVQHIFHPPVTLPGWPDEDRRSKLVFITNGVDQHTIEGTLDSLKQALYSTNAHQSEILK from the coding sequence ATGACCGATACCACAAAGTCAAATCTGATCCCAGTGACACTGCTTACAGGCTTCCTGGGTAGCGGCAAAACTACAATACTGAACCACCTTGTTCAGCAGCCTGAGATGGCGGATACGCTTGTCATTATCAATGAATTCGGGGAGATGGCGCTTGATCATCTCCTCATCGCTCACAGCACTGAAAATCTAGTAATGGAAATGAGTAGTGGCTGTGTTTGTTGCACTATCCGCGGCGACTTGGTTAAAACACTGCGTGATATCTCATGGCGTTTTTCTCGGAAGGGTGAGCGGCAGTTCAATCGCGTATTGATTGAGACTACAGGGTTGGCTGACCCTTCACCGATCATCCACACCCTGATGACACACGCACAAATCGCCCCCAGGTACCGGCTTGATGGAATCGTCGCTACAGTTGACATAGAGACAGGCCAAAACAACCTGAACAGCTTCAAAGAGGCCGTAAAGCAAGTTGCTGTAGCAGATGTCTTGCTCATGACAAAATCCGACCTAAGTTCAACACATAACGCACAAAACTTTGAAAAGAGACTACGAAATATCAACCCGGCAGCGACGTACTGGAAAGTTGAAAATGGAAAGGTCGACGCTCAGCAAATATTAAATCTTGGCCTGTTCACTGGAGCGGGTGAGAAACCTGACGTGTCACGCTGGTTGAGAGAAAGCACTTATCGTATAAGCTCCCCCCTTAAACAAGGCAATGAAAGCTTCTCACTACGTCGTGAAAGCGGCGATGAATCTCAAAAAACAAGAGATGTAAATCGTCATGATGACAATATCCGCGCATTCTGCTTTGCAGTCGATAGCCCGATACCCGAAACGGTTCTAACGCTCTGGCTCGAAACCCTAATGAGCTTCGTCGGAAGAGACATCTTACGAGTCAAAGGCATACTTAACATAGAAGGCAGAGCATCACCCGTCGTCCTGCATGGCGTTCAACATATATTCCACCCTCCTGTCACCTTGCCGGGATGGCCGGACGAGGACAGACGATCTAAATTAGTATTCATTACCAACGGTGTAGACCAACACACAATTGAGGGAACGCTGGACAGCTTGAAGCAAGCACTCTACTCAACAAATGCTCATCAATCTGAAATCCTCAAATAG
- the hisI gene encoding phosphoribosyl-AMP cyclohydrolase has protein sequence MVFSILERSADQTAVSLEEVIRSLRWNGDGLIAAVAQQHDTGAVLMLAWMNEDALVETLATQRVCYWSRSRQQLWRKGETSGHRQQLVEARFDCDGDAILLLVDQVGPACHTGRPSCFYNVVHGREVRVTGNAGDFV, from the coding sequence ATGGTTTTTTCAATTCTTGAGCGCTCAGCAGATCAGACCGCTGTTTCCTTGGAGGAGGTGATCAGGTCACTCCGTTGGAATGGCGACGGCCTGATTGCCGCAGTAGCGCAGCAGCACGACACCGGCGCGGTCCTGATGCTTGCGTGGATGAATGAGGATGCATTGGTCGAAACCCTAGCAACCCAGCGTGTCTGCTATTGGTCGAGGTCGAGACAGCAGCTGTGGCGAAAGGGAGAAACGTCAGGTCACCGTCAGCAGCTTGTAGAAGCACGATTCGACTGTGACGGGGACGCAATCCTCCTGCTTGTAGATCAGGTCGGCCCGGCATGCCACACCGGGCGTCCCAGCTGCTTTTACAACGTTGTTCATGGGCGAGAAGTGCGCGTCACAGGTAACGCCGGAGATTTCGTATGA
- the thrS gene encoding threonine--tRNA ligase, producing the protein MINVTLPDGAVRSFPAPVTVAEVAKSIGAGLAKAAIAGRVDGALVDVSHLIERDASLSLLTSKDADGIEVMRHSCAHLLAMAVKELYPQVQVAIGPVTEDGFFYDFATEIPFTTEDLSVIETRMYELASQDMAISRRTLSRKEAQDLFEARGEVLKSEIIQSIPADEILSLYRQGDFEDLCRGPHVPSTSRVGAFKLTKVSGSYWRGDANGIALQRIYGTCWPTAKDLAAYLNRLAEAGKRDHRKLGQALDLFHFDDSAPGSVFWHPNGWKLFQTLIAYLRVRQESASYVEINTPDVMDRGLWEISGHWFNYRESMFTTTTADDRVFALKPMNCPGAVSLFSKGMKSYRDLPLRLAEFGKVHRYEASGALHGLMRVRHFTQDDAHVFCTLEQLQGECEDIIDQVFDIYKDFGFTEVAVKLSTRPAKRIGSDETWDLLEGALVGALKGMNTDYTINPGEGAFYGPKLEFVLRDAIGRDWQCGTLQVDLNLPERFDVHYVDDSGARQRPVMLHRALFGSLERFIGILIEHYSGAFPTWLAPQQIVVLNISDGQADYVRAVVKTLKAAGLRAFSDLRNEKVGYKIREYTLQKVPYLIVVGDKEKEANTVTLRTRTGENLGTFTLPDLIGRLVPEGAGPLASVLQ; encoded by the coding sequence ATGATTAATGTAACCCTGCCGGACGGCGCTGTACGTTCATTCCCCGCGCCTGTCACAGTGGCAGAGGTCGCCAAAAGTATCGGAGCTGGCTTAGCCAAGGCTGCGATCGCCGGGCGTGTTGATGGTGCTCTGGTCGACGTCAGTCATCTGATTGAACGTGATGCGAGCCTGAGTCTTTTGACATCCAAGGATGCCGACGGCATCGAGGTCATGAGGCACTCCTGTGCGCACCTGCTCGCCATGGCCGTCAAGGAGCTGTATCCGCAAGTGCAGGTGGCGATCGGTCCCGTAACTGAGGATGGGTTTTTCTATGACTTTGCTACCGAGATCCCTTTCACCACTGAGGACCTGAGCGTCATCGAGACGCGCATGTACGAGCTGGCGAGCCAAGACATGGCTATCTCTCGGCGCACGCTGAGTCGCAAAGAAGCACAAGATCTTTTCGAAGCTCGTGGTGAGGTTTTGAAGAGTGAAATCATCCAAAGCATTCCTGCCGATGAGATATTGAGTCTGTACAGGCAGGGCGATTTTGAAGACCTTTGCCGGGGACCTCATGTCCCGTCAACGAGCCGAGTAGGCGCGTTTAAGCTGACCAAGGTGTCAGGCTCATACTGGCGTGGTGACGCTAACGGTATTGCGCTTCAGCGCATCTACGGAACTTGCTGGCCAACCGCGAAAGATCTCGCTGCCTATCTGAACAGGTTGGCTGAGGCTGGTAAGCGAGATCACCGCAAGCTTGGCCAAGCGCTGGACCTGTTCCATTTTGACGACAGCGCACCGGGATCAGTTTTTTGGCATCCGAACGGCTGGAAGCTTTTTCAGACCCTCATCGCGTATCTGCGTGTCCGCCAAGAGTCAGCCAGCTACGTCGAGATCAACACACCCGATGTCATGGATCGCGGGCTCTGGGAGATCTCCGGACACTGGTTCAATTATCGCGAGAGCATGTTTACCACGACTACCGCGGATGATCGGGTTTTCGCGCTCAAGCCCATGAATTGCCCGGGTGCCGTCTCTCTGTTCTCCAAGGGCATGAAAAGCTATCGCGACCTCCCACTACGCTTGGCTGAGTTCGGGAAAGTACACCGTTACGAGGCCTCTGGCGCCCTTCATGGCCTGATGCGGGTAAGGCATTTCACTCAAGATGATGCCCACGTTTTCTGCACCTTGGAGCAGTTGCAAGGTGAGTGTGAGGACATCATTGACCAGGTCTTCGACATCTACAAAGACTTCGGGTTTACGGAGGTTGCGGTCAAGCTTTCAACCCGTCCTGCCAAACGAATCGGCAGTGACGAAACCTGGGATCTTCTGGAGGGCGCTCTCGTTGGAGCCCTGAAGGGGATGAATACGGATTACACGATCAACCCGGGGGAAGGCGCTTTTTATGGACCCAAGCTCGAATTTGTATTGCGTGATGCGATTGGCCGAGATTGGCAGTGTGGGACCCTCCAGGTTGACCTCAACCTCCCAGAGCGTTTCGACGTTCACTACGTTGATGATTCCGGTGCAAGGCAAAGGCCGGTAATGCTTCATCGAGCCCTTTTCGGCTCTCTCGAGCGCTTCATTGGCATCCTGATTGAACACTACAGCGGTGCATTCCCGACGTGGCTGGCACCTCAGCAAATCGTCGTTCTCAACATCAGTGATGGCCAAGCTGATTACGTTCGTGCAGTCGTCAAAACACTCAAAGCAGCGGGGCTTAGGGCTTTCAGTGACCTACGCAACGAGAAGGTGGGCTACAAAATTCGTGAGTACACGCTTCAAAAGGTGCCGTATCTGATTGTCGTTGGCGACAAGGAAAAAGAAGCGAATACGGTCACGTTGCGTACTCGTACGGGCGAGAACCTGGGCACGTTCACATTACCTGATCTGATCGGTCGGCTAGTACCTGAGGGCGCGGGGCCACTTGCCTCAGTGCTCCAGTGA
- a CDS encoding dihydroorotase, with translation MTSALIRNARLVNEGQVFDADVLIANGRIEKIAPSIDSKAVVEIDAKGRWLLPGMIDDQVHFREPGAPHKGSIFTESRAAVAGGITSFMDMPNTRPATLDLASLVDKKQRAARSSVANYAFHFGVSQHNLDVIEALDPRSVAGVKVFMGASTGDMLVDDPLILEQLFSRVPTILLAHCEHTPSILAQEERFRAKYGDFIPPAAHPLIRDADACFQSSSLAVSLAKKHGTRLHVLHLTTAKELSLFEPGPVTQKQITAEVCAHHLFFDDRDYAELGNLIKCNPAIKSQADRDGLREALLSDRLDVIGTDHAPHALDEKQKPYSLAPSGLPLVQHALPALLELVEQGVIPLTRLVQKTSHAVAELFAIRDRGFIREGYWADLTLVERLAAPRAAARDPVLAHCNWSPFVNHQFQHRIVSTFVSGQLAWHEGHIQENCQGLPLMFAR, from the coding sequence ATGACATCCGCTTTGATCAGAAACGCTCGGCTTGTAAATGAGGGTCAGGTCTTTGATGCGGACGTGCTCATTGCCAACGGCCGGATCGAAAAAATCGCTCCCAGCATCGACAGCAAGGCTGTGGTCGAAATTGATGCCAAGGGGCGTTGGCTGCTACCAGGCATGATTGACGACCAGGTGCATTTTCGAGAGCCAGGAGCGCCGCACAAGGGAAGCATTTTCACAGAGTCTCGAGCTGCGGTAGCCGGCGGGATTACGAGCTTCATGGATATGCCGAATACCCGGCCTGCCACTCTTGATCTCGCATCCCTGGTCGACAAGAAACAGCGGGCCGCCCGCAGCTCAGTTGCGAATTACGCCTTTCATTTTGGGGTTAGTCAGCACAACTTGGATGTCATTGAGGCCTTGGATCCGCGCTCTGTCGCAGGGGTCAAGGTCTTCATGGGCGCCTCGACAGGCGACATGCTGGTGGATGATCCATTGATTCTCGAGCAACTGTTCTCGAGGGTTCCAACGATCCTGCTTGCGCACTGCGAGCATACTCCCAGCATCCTTGCTCAAGAGGAACGATTCCGAGCGAAGTACGGAGATTTCATTCCTCCTGCCGCACACCCCCTCATTCGTGACGCGGATGCTTGCTTCCAGTCCTCTAGCCTCGCGGTGTCGTTGGCCAAAAAGCATGGCACGCGTCTCCACGTGCTGCACCTTACGACTGCTAAGGAGCTGTCGCTGTTTGAACCAGGTCCGGTAACCCAGAAGCAGATCACTGCTGAAGTATGCGCGCACCATCTGTTCTTCGACGATCGCGACTATGCAGAGCTGGGGAACTTGATCAAATGCAACCCAGCAATCAAATCGCAGGCAGATCGAGACGGTTTACGCGAGGCCTTGCTAAGCGATCGGCTTGATGTGATCGGCACAGATCACGCGCCTCACGCCCTGGATGAAAAGCAGAAACCCTACAGCCTTGCGCCATCAGGGTTGCCCTTGGTTCAGCACGCCTTACCCGCTCTGCTTGAGTTGGTTGAGCAGGGGGTGATCCCTCTCACGAGGCTGGTCCAAAAAACGAGCCACGCAGTTGCTGAGCTTTTTGCCATCCGGGATCGGGGGTTCATTCGCGAAGGATATTGGGCGGATCTTACGCTGGTTGAACGGCTTGCTGCCCCCCGCGCTGCGGCAAGAGATCCCGTACTCGCGCACTGCAATTGGTCTCCCTTTGTAAACCATCAATTTCAACATCGAATCGTCAGCACATTCGTGTCCGGGCAATTGGCCTGGCACGAGGGCCATATCCAGGAAAACTGTCAGGGCCTTCCACTGATGTTCGCACGCTAA
- the cysS gene encoding cysteine--tRNA ligase translates to MELHLYNTLGSSLQVFQPADPQRVTMYVCGPTVYDLVHIGNARPVVVFDVLSRMLRKLYPKVIYARNITDVDDKITAAAQAAGISIGELTRHFTAQFETDMRQLGALEPDIQPLATAHIQPMIAMVQALLKRGHAYVTHGHVLFHVPSFPEYGRLSRRKREEQIAGARVEVAPFKRDPADFVLWKPSDDQQPGWPSPWGRGRPGWHLECSAMIETHLGNTIDIHAGGRDLIFSHHENEIAQSVCAHGGEDYVRYWLHNGHVTVNGQKMSKSIGNMTTVRSLLERFSPRTLRYALLTGHYRRSLEISNQSLLQSEKSLQRLDAVMAGEDPDDLKDARPDPIVWNALLNDLNTPQAIAQLHRMANDSAQAKGAVEKASRVASLRASCELLGITDGQSTVTLSTGSSDDPNFENEVESLIEQRKALRLAARFEEADEVRNALSNLGVGIEDTAQGTRWHRLSSGYSR, encoded by the coding sequence ATGGAACTACATCTATACAACACGCTTGGTAGCAGCCTCCAAGTATTTCAGCCGGCGGACCCGCAGCGGGTCACAATGTATGTGTGTGGTCCAACCGTTTACGATCTGGTGCACATCGGAAATGCACGACCTGTCGTCGTTTTCGACGTCCTCAGCAGGATGCTTCGGAAACTATATCCTAAGGTGATCTACGCCCGAAACATCACGGATGTTGACGACAAGATCACAGCAGCCGCGCAGGCCGCGGGTATTTCAATCGGAGAGCTGACTCGTCACTTCACCGCTCAGTTTGAAACCGACATGCGGCAGCTCGGTGCGCTCGAGCCTGATATCCAGCCGTTAGCAACAGCTCACATTCAGCCCATGATCGCCATGGTGCAAGCGTTGTTGAAGCGTGGGCACGCCTATGTGACGCACGGACATGTTCTGTTTCACGTCCCGAGCTTCCCTGAATACGGTCGCCTGTCCCGTCGAAAGCGAGAAGAGCAGATTGCCGGCGCACGTGTGGAAGTGGCACCGTTTAAGCGGGATCCCGCAGATTTCGTGTTGTGGAAACCCTCTGACGATCAGCAGCCTGGCTGGCCAAGCCCGTGGGGTAGGGGGCGTCCAGGGTGGCACCTCGAATGCTCCGCGATGATCGAGACTCATCTTGGAAACACAATCGATATCCATGCCGGCGGGAGAGACCTGATCTTCTCTCACCACGAGAATGAAATAGCGCAAAGCGTATGCGCCCATGGTGGGGAGGACTATGTTCGGTATTGGCTACATAACGGACATGTCACAGTCAATGGACAGAAAATGTCCAAGTCTATAGGGAACATGACAACGGTAAGGAGTCTCTTGGAGCGATTCTCTCCCCGTACGCTGCGGTATGCACTGCTTACCGGTCACTACAGGCGTTCGCTAGAGATATCGAATCAAAGCTTGTTGCAATCGGAGAAAAGCCTTCAGCGCCTGGATGCTGTGATGGCGGGCGAAGACCCTGATGATCTCAAGGACGCACGTCCCGATCCCATCGTTTGGAATGCATTATTGAATGACCTCAACACGCCCCAGGCCATCGCACAGCTTCATCGTATGGCAAATGATTCGGCGCAAGCGAAAGGCGCGGTAGAAAAAGCTAGTCGAGTTGCTTCTCTGAGGGCGAGTTGCGAGCTGCTCGGCATTACAGATGGCCAATCGACTGTAACACTATCTACTGGCTCTTCAGACGACCCAAACTTTGAAAACGAAGTCGAATCGCTGATTGAACAGCGGAAGGCACTTCGACTGGCCGCCCGATTCGAGGAGGCAGATGAGGTCAGAAATGCTTTAAGTAATCTTGGTGTGGGCATCGAAGACACTGCGCAGGGGACACGTTGGCATAGGCTTTCGTCGGGTTACAGCCGATGA
- a CDS encoding nuclear transport factor 2 family protein: MTGIDPTPPNGATPANAEIACLAGAKAALHQWAATVATRNVDDVLALYAPDAILVPTLSNDVRDCDDSRRSYFENFLANDGLVCDVQVFKKRVSQKLGTVVVGGLYTFVYRQDGDERQVPARFLFTFEFIEGRWLITGHHSSVEA; this comes from the coding sequence ATGACTGGAATCGACCCTACCCCACCCAATGGCGCAACCCCTGCCAATGCTGAGATTGCGTGCCTTGCGGGCGCGAAAGCCGCTCTTCATCAGTGGGCTGCGACTGTCGCCACACGAAACGTAGATGACGTGCTCGCTCTCTACGCACCAGACGCGATCCTGGTGCCAACGCTCTCCAATGACGTACGTGACTGCGATGACAGCCGCCGTAGCTACTTTGAGAATTTCTTGGCCAATGATGGGCTGGTCTGTGACGTTCAGGTTTTCAAAAAAAGAGTGAGCCAGAAGCTTGGCACTGTCGTGGTCGGAGGCTTGTATACGTTCGTGTATCGACAGGATGGCGACGAGCGCCAGGTACCGGCGCGCTTCCTGTTCACATTCGAATTCATTGAGGGGCGTTGGCTAATCACCGGTCACCACTCATCAGTGGAGGCCTAA
- the folE2 gene encoding GTP cyclohydrolase FolE2, whose protein sequence is MSSMKLPDVAITEQPIAPLPLDWVGMEGIDLPIQLDEPGISLPIHAKADVQVDLPNGGTKGIHMSRLYRLLDELSWPRPLSPTLLQSVMAAMVASHEDCQATGARLRLSFDLLASRPALITEGLAGWKAYPAVIEATLKKGQLHLRIHLDVGYSSTCPCSAALSRQIVESAFLKDFAGSQSVTPEDVAVWLRKHATAATPHSQRSVAAISVVIDSAASSLGLLDLADRTEAALGTPVQTAVKRADEQEFARLNGSNLMYVEDATRKLQQALAGHYEGLNIYVSHKESLHPHDAVAWSSIAL, encoded by the coding sequence ATGTCATCCATGAAGCTGCCCGATGTCGCAATCACGGAGCAACCGATTGCGCCTTTGCCTTTGGACTGGGTAGGGATGGAGGGTATCGACCTACCTATCCAGCTTGATGAGCCTGGCATTTCTTTGCCAATCCATGCAAAGGCAGACGTGCAGGTGGATCTGCCCAATGGTGGGACAAAGGGCATCCACATGTCCCGTCTGTATCGGTTACTAGACGAGCTTTCTTGGCCTCGTCCGCTGAGCCCAACGTTATTGCAGTCTGTGATGGCTGCCATGGTGGCGAGCCATGAAGACTGCCAGGCAACTGGGGCTCGTCTGCGTCTGTCGTTCGATCTTCTAGCCAGTCGACCAGCCCTCATTACAGAGGGCCTAGCAGGATGGAAGGCATACCCAGCTGTCATTGAGGCGACACTCAAGAAGGGACAGCTGCACCTCAGGATCCACCTGGATGTCGGGTATTCATCTACGTGCCCCTGCTCGGCCGCCTTGTCACGTCAAATTGTTGAAAGCGCGTTTCTGAAGGATTTCGCTGGATCCCAGAGTGTCACGCCCGAAGACGTTGCGGTTTGGCTGCGTAAACATGCTACCGCTGCCACTCCTCACAGCCAGAGGAGTGTGGCGGCAATCAGCGTAGTCATTGACTCGGCTGCGTCTTCGTTAGGGCTACTCGATTTGGCCGATCGCACCGAAGCAGCGCTTGGAACGCCTGTTCAAACAGCAGTGAAACGCGCTGATGAACAAGAATTCGCGAGGCTCAATGGCAGCAATCTCATGTACGTGGAGGATGCGACTCGTAAGCTTCAGCAAGCGCTCGCTGGCCATTACGAGGGGCTGAACATCTACGTTTCGCACAAGGAAAGCTTGCATCCACACGATGCAGTGGCGTGGTCGAGTATTGCGCTTTGA
- a CDS encoding TonB-dependent receptor, which yields MKSKVSNAPESLPAAVSTVTAEDIRTINVGRDISNIYRRVPGVLANNIDQGDTGNGFRMRGFATQGTHGADTAVYVDGVPQNIPSSQGGAGHGPVFLEWLSPELIGRVNVIKGPVSALYGDQNRAGSVDIQTLDGADVSSSISLDLSSYNGRRSSLVLGGEHEGLESLFVADIYRADGFRKATETNRDNYFWKLSKVIDDAKYSARFSHYESDYKGAGYLSLNDMRAGLSPRSTQYGLPGFGDAKRNTYVFNRAPADGEAGLYATGYFEDFERSRAITTSTTNHTFGKDDRHIYGGRLAYNFVFEDSAALTVGAEARKDDGTAYRQQYRFNQPTENFINDFDMDLVTYGVFAQGQYKPVESVKLLAGIRYDRFDYDIDNLKYPGASTGYHSSVTTPKFGVVWSPIDSFELFANVAEGYRSPAAEQISAGASTALPLGQAGGLANDTIRPTKVKSYDAGFTIRPSSNFSSTTEFYYIKNQDETVQTAPEVYQQVGDTTRRGVETSFNYQVSSTVSTYASYGRILDAIVNNPPAGTGAKLTVPEHTYKVGVQYRDSFMGGQITLNADAYHLDGIPYYVGSPQTQEREMPPYTRYDLRATYDYQEYEVSAYGIFQPHRYGSEIAYGTASGLLLSPQPSTILGASIKYYF from the coding sequence GTGAAGAGCAAGGTAAGCAATGCACCAGAGAGCCTACCCGCAGCCGTCAGTACCGTAACCGCCGAAGACATTCGAACGATTAACGTAGGTCGCGATATCTCGAATATCTACCGCCGCGTCCCAGGGGTATTGGCCAACAATATCGATCAGGGGGATACCGGTAACGGTTTCCGTATGAGGGGCTTTGCGACTCAAGGTACTCATGGCGCTGACACCGCCGTCTATGTTGACGGCGTACCTCAGAATATTCCATCCAGCCAAGGCGGCGCCGGGCATGGCCCAGTCTTTCTTGAATGGCTCTCCCCCGAATTGATCGGTCGGGTCAATGTCATCAAAGGTCCTGTTTCCGCGCTCTACGGTGATCAGAACCGAGCCGGCTCGGTCGACATTCAAACCTTGGATGGTGCAGACGTGTCCTCGAGCATTTCGCTCGACCTTTCTAGTTACAACGGTAGGCGCTCCAGCCTGGTCTTGGGTGGTGAGCACGAGGGCCTCGAATCGTTGTTCGTTGCGGACATCTACCGCGCGGACGGTTTCCGCAAAGCGACGGAAACCAATCGAGACAACTACTTCTGGAAGCTGAGCAAGGTCATCGATGATGCCAAGTACTCGGCTCGCTTTAGTCATTACGAGTCGGACTACAAGGGCGCGGGCTATCTCTCTCTGAACGACATGCGTGCTGGCCTGAGCCCCAGATCTACACAGTATGGTTTGCCTGGTTTCGGTGATGCCAAGCGAAACACCTATGTGTTCAACAGGGCGCCGGCAGATGGTGAGGCGGGGCTGTACGCCACCGGCTACTTCGAAGATTTTGAGCGCTCCAGAGCGATCACCACCAGCACGACCAACCATACGTTCGGTAAGGATGACCGCCATATCTATGGGGGGCGGCTGGCTTACAACTTTGTGTTTGAGGACAGTGCTGCCCTGACGGTGGGGGCAGAAGCTAGAAAGGACGATGGCACGGCCTACAGGCAGCAGTATCGCTTCAACCAGCCTACTGAAAATTTCATCAACGATTTTGACATGGATCTTGTCACCTATGGGGTCTTCGCCCAGGGCCAGTACAAGCCTGTTGAGTCGGTGAAATTGCTAGCAGGCATCCGGTATGATCGATTCGATTACGATATCGATAACCTGAAATACCCAGGTGCGAGCACGGGATACCACAGTTCAGTAACGACGCCTAAATTTGGTGTCGTTTGGTCGCCTATCGATAGCTTCGAGTTGTTCGCCAACGTTGCGGAAGGATACCGATCCCCCGCAGCAGAGCAAATCAGTGCCGGAGCTAGTACTGCGCTACCACTGGGCCAGGCTGGGGGGTTGGCGAACGACACCATCCGGCCGACCAAAGTCAAATCCTACGACGCTGGTTTCACCATTCGGCCGTCTAGCAATTTCTCCAGCACGACTGAGTTCTACTACATCAAGAACCAGGACGAGACTGTTCAGACCGCTCCAGAGGTGTACCAGCAGGTGGGGGATACGACTCGCCGAGGTGTCGAGACGAGCTTCAACTACCAGGTGTCGTCAACTGTCAGCACTTATGCGAGCTATGGACGGATTCTGGACGCAATCGTCAACAATCCACCTGCTGGCACCGGGGCCAAGCTTACGGTGCCTGAGCATACCTACAAGGTTGGGGTGCAGTATCGCGATAGCTTCATGGGGGGTCAGATCACGCTCAACGCCGATGCTTACCACCTTGATGGGATTCCCTACTACGTAGGCTCACCTCAGACCCAGGAGCGTGAGATGCCGCCGTATACACGATACGATTTAAGGGCGACCTACGATTACCAAGAGTACGAGGTGAGCGCTTACGGAATCTTCCAGCCACATCGTTACGGAAGTGAGATTGCCTACGGCACGGCCAGCGGCCTGCTGCTCTCGCCCCAGCCTTCGACTATTCTGGGGGCCTCTATCAAGTACTACTTCTGA
- a CDS encoding 6-pyruvoyl trahydropterin synthase family protein, giving the protein MLIRKLFKFENAHIVRGCSTRRCSHSIHGHSYKVEILLQADALDNGQMVYDFGLLKGDVRTLIDSFDHAVAIWSDDDPEYIKSIQNHSERWVAIPVSPSAEQFSRVIFFLVDTVLQHTDMQNGESGVTLNSVIVHETDTGYAQCFRNDIDNPKMGALSLEQIEFSTKIMSEWNDPNLFNRLKLKASKPSHLTQMSIALGLESQFKEIFK; this is encoded by the coding sequence ATGCTAATCAGAAAACTATTCAAATTCGAAAATGCACATATTGTGCGAGGCTGTAGCACACGCCGGTGCTCGCACTCTATTCACGGGCACTCTTACAAGGTCGAAATCCTGCTTCAAGCTGATGCCCTAGATAATGGACAGATGGTATATGATTTTGGACTATTAAAGGGAGATGTACGCACACTCATTGACTCGTTTGATCACGCTGTGGCCATCTGGAGCGATGATGATCCTGAGTACATAAAATCTATCCAAAATCACTCCGAGCGCTGGGTAGCAATCCCCGTATCACCAAGCGCTGAACAGTTCTCGCGAGTAATCTTCTTCTTGGTTGATACCGTTTTGCAACATACGGACATGCAGAATGGCGAATCAGGAGTAACGTTAAACTCAGTGATCGTGCACGAAACGGATACTGGCTATGCACAGTGTTTCCGAAACGATATCGACAACCCCAAAATGGGCGCTCTCAGCTTAGAACAAATCGAATTCTCCACCAAAATCATGTCTGAATGGAATGACCCCAATCTGTTCAATCGCCTTAAGCTCAAAGCATCCAAGCCCTCTCACCTCACTCAAATGTCTATCGCACTGGGACTCGAGAGCCAATTCAAAGAAATATTCAAGTAA